One Notolabrus celidotus isolate fNotCel1 chromosome 16, fNotCel1.pri, whole genome shotgun sequence DNA window includes the following coding sequences:
- the zbtb8b gene encoding zinc finger and BTB domain-containing protein 8B, with the protein MEVPCYMPKLLFELNEQRKRDFFCDCSILVEGRVFKAHRNVLFAGSGYFRALLVHYLQDSGQRNSTASLDIVTADAFSIILDFLYSGRLALNRSNVIEVMSAASYLQMTDLVNYCKGYIRSSLEICNKEKERNTKKDNQAQGGGIGPADSRTPAATVSSGAAAAEPHSRVAEADRGAGSGLASVTSVPDATTPGTSRDVDSDYQSREGFPSGSEGQKVHPDQTNLSSSSSSTLTPELVNPKIEYDPDEELMESPDTKDLTSYPGPSLHNPNHSRFLPPSPSIERSPVGYSSSFNARQLMEMLTRGEGSSPLEDRLGQRFNQGPSSSTGGSRMDDGLGFVGSSIMEIQTDWLGEDTGDGLVVPVKLHKCPFCPYTAKQKGIMKRHIRCHTGERPFPCPMCGKRFTRQEHLRSHALSVHRHYWPVSCKSCRRTFTGASLTPGLRRFGLCDSCNCVTTTHDDSAPAHSASQLEPMERADGGTDWSSFMDDVDEVEVGRVEDLVEKQILERQLAVCTDVGGGNAAEEKHSLNCFTVT; encoded by the exons ATGGAAGTGCCTTGCTACATGCCCAAACTGCTGTTTGAGCTCAATGAGCAGCGTAAACGGGACTTCTTCTGTGACTGTAGCATCCTAGTGGAGGGTCGTGTCTTCAAGGCCCATCGTAATGTGCTGTTTGCTGGAAGCGGCTACTTTCGGGCTCTCCTGGTCCACTACCTACAG GATAGTGGACAACGCAACAGCACAGCATCACTGGACATTGTGACAGCCGATGCTTTCTCAATTATCCTGGACTTCCTGTACTCTGGCCGTCTGGCCTTGAACAGAAGCAACGTCATCGAGGTGATGTCAGCAGCCAGCTACCTGCAGATGACTGATCTGGTAAACTATTGTAAAGGGTACATTCGGTCATCTTTGGAAATATGCAACAAGGAGAAGGAAAGGAACACAAAGAAGGATAACCAGGCCCAGGGTGGAGGGATTGGACCTGCAGACAGCAGGACTCCTGCGGCCACAGTCTCCAGCGGTGCAGCAGCTGCTGAGCCTCATTCAAGGGTTGCAGAGGCAGATAGGGGAGCGGGGAGCGGTCTGGCGTCTGTGACCTCTGTCCCTGATGCTACAACTCCAGGCACAAGTAGGGACGTGGACAGTGACTACCAGTCCAGGGAGGGTTTTCCATCTGGTAGTGAAGGACAGAAAGTACACCCAGATCAGACTAACctctcatcatcttcatcatctacgTTAACCCCAGAGTTAGTGAACCCTAAGATAGAGTACGATCCAGATGAGGAGCTTATGGAGTCCCCAGACACTAAAGACCTGACCTCATATCCTGGGCCCTCTctccataaccctaatcatagcagGTTTCTTCCACCTTCTCCCTCCATTGAGCGCTCTCCTGTGGGATACAGCTCCTCTTTTAATGCTAGGCAGCTAATGGAGATGCTGACCAGAGGTGAAGGCTCAAGTCCTCTGGAGGACAGACTGGGGCAGCGCTTTAACCAAGGTCCCAGTAGCAGCACAGGAGGAAGCAGAATGGATGATGGTTTAGGGTTTGTTGGGTCATCTATTATGGAGATCCAGACTGACTGGCTTGGAGAGGACACAG GTGATGGCTTGGTAGTGCCAGTGAAACTCCACAAGTGCCCTTTCTGCCCGTACACTGCCAAACAGAAGGGGATCATGAAGAGACACATCCGCTGCCACACAGGAGAGAGGCCCTTCCCCTGCCCCATGTGTGGCAAGAGGTTCACAAGACAAGAACACCTCCGCAGCCATGCACTCAGT GTCCACAGGCACTACTGGCCGGTGTCATGTAAGAGCTGTAGGCGAACCTTCACTGGAGCCAGCCTGACCCCGGGACTCCGGCGTTTTGGACTATGCGACAGCTGCAACTGCGTGACCACCACTCATGATGATTCAGCTCCTGCTCACTCTGCCAGCCAACTGGAGCCCATGGAGCGTGCAGACGGGGGTACAGATTGGTCCAGCTTTATGGATGACGTAGACGAGGTGGAGGTTGGCAGAGTGGAGGACTTGGTTGAGAAACAGATCCTTGAAAGGCAGCTGGCTGTCTGCACTGATGTTGGTGGAGGAAATGCCGCAGAGGAAAAGCATTCCTTAAACTGTTTTACAGTCACATGA
- the LOC117827623 gene encoding tissue alpha-L-fucosidase-like gives MTSLKPTSIANFICLISLLVFVPGCSARYTEDWTSLDARPLPPWFDEAKLGIFVHWGVFSVPGYGQFSEWLWCWWKTKKHLDVVDFMRKNYPPGFKYADFAPQFRAEFFNPNDWADIFAASGARYVVFTSKHHEGFTNWPSPTSWNWNSMDVGPHRDLVGELAAAVRKRSLHWGLYHSFFEWFHPLYLADKASGYKTQDFVALKALPELVDLVMQYQPELIWSDGDWEAPDTYWNSTQFLAWLYNDSPVKDVVVVNDRWGKGCYCKHGGYYNCADRYTPGRLPDHKWEKCQSIDKRSWGYRRNMKLSEVMDLPSIIKDMVYVVALGGNYLLNIGPMSDGMIAPVFEERLRGLGAWMKINGEAIYGTKPWRVQTESSTMKTWYTAKNSTVYAIIFGWPSKQPFQLTAPKTSEATNVTLLDYPDALLKWAALTETGGIQVVLPAMPVAPGNAWTLKLEGVV, from the exons ATGACTTCTCTAAAGCCTACGAGCATTGcaaattttatttgtttgatttcCCTCCTCGTGTTTGTACCTGGATGTTCAGCTCGATACACAGAGGACTGGACCAGTCTGGATGCTAGACCCCTTCCCCCGTGGTTCGACGAGGCGAAGCTCGGGATATTCGTCCACTGGGGGGTCTTCTCGGTCCCTGGCTACGGGCAGTTCAGTGAGTGGTTGTGGTGCTGGTGGAAGACCAAAAAGCATTTAGATGTAGTTGATTTCATGCGGAAGAACTACCCTCCTGGTTTTAAGTACGCAGACTTTGCGCCTCAGTTTCGCGCAGAGTTCTTCAACCCGAATGACTGGGCTGACATCTTTGCCGCCTCGGGAGCCAG GTATGTTGTGTTCACATCCAAACACCATGAAGGATTCACAAACTGGCCCTCACCCACCTCCTGGAACTGGAACTCGATGGATGTGGGTCCTCACAGGGACCTGGTGGGAGAGCTGGCTGCAGCAGTCAGGAAGAG GTCACTGCATTGGGGCCTCTACCACTCTTTCTTTGAATGGTTCCATCCCCTTTACTTGGCAGACAAAGCCTCTGGATACAAGACTCAGGATTTTGTCGCTCTCAAGGCACTTCCTGAGTTAGTAGACCTTGTGATGCAGTACCAACCAGAGCTTATCTGGTCTGATGGAGACTGGGAAGCACCTGACACCTACTGGAACTCCACCCAGTTTTTAGCCTGGCTTTACAACGACAGCCCTGTGAAG GATGTGGTGGTCGTGAATGACAGGTGGGGTAAAGGCTGTTACTGTAAACATGGCGGCTACTACAACTGTGCAGACAGATACACACCTGGTAGACTACCAGACCACAAGTGGGAGAAATGCCAGTCCATTGACAAACGCTCCTGGGGCTACAGAAGAAACATGAAGCTGAGTGAAGTCATGGATCTGCCGTCCATCATAAAG GACATGGTGTATGTGGTGGCCCTGGGGGGGAACTACCTGCTGAACATCGGGCCGATGTCAGATGGCATGATAGCTCCAGTGTTTGAGGAGCGGCTGAGGGGACTTGGAGCCTGGATGAAGATCAATGGGGAAGCCATCTATGGGACCAAACCCTGGAGggtgcagacagagagcagcactATGAAGACCTG GTACACTGCCAAAAACAGCACAGTTTATGCCATAATCTTTGGCTGGCCATCCAAACAACCATTTCAGCTCACAGCACCAAAGACATCTGAGGCCACAAAC GTTACACTCCTGGACTATCCTGATGCACTGCTGAAGTGGGCAGCCTTGACTGAAACTGGAGGAATCCAGGTTGTTTTACCAGCAATGCCTGTTGCACCAGGAAATGCTTGGACTCTGAAACTAGAGGGAGTGGTTTAA
- the LOC117828315 gene encoding LOW QUALITY PROTEIN: tissue alpha-L-fucosidase-like (The sequence of the model RefSeq protein was modified relative to this genomic sequence to represent the inferred CDS: inserted 3 bases in 3 codons): protein MVASPVSEDFSTPFSSETVHTVLGGKQETSLVIMLAVFFLVVVVVSQTAARYSADWKSLDSRPLPSWYDQARVGIFVHWGVYSVPGFGSEWFWWHWQGQRPPDPRYVKLHVKELSSGFSYPEFAPQFHAQFFNPREWADIFKSSGAKYVVLTAKHHEGFTNWGSPNSWNWNSMDTGPHREPGGRAGGGRSATGQCTMDSTTSLYEWFHPLYLKDKRNGFKTQEFVMHKLLPELYNMVVRYKQSSSGLMGTGKHPDTYWNLHLIPVLAVQRQPFPSCFRMSCDNDRWGAGCACKXGGYYNCEDKFTPGQVPKHXWEKCTSVDTLSWGYRKNMKLSELMDLPSIVKDLVRTVSFGGNYLLNVGPXPDGMIPVVFEERLRGLGAWLKVNGEAIYASKPWRMQNENTTVTIWYTSKGTSVYAIMTTKPPKPSVQLFRPITSATTTVTLLGNPKPLPWSPINPNAGLTVLLPELPDSPGKAWTLKLDNIQ from the exons ATGGTTGCTTCACCAGTCTCCGAAGACTTCAGTACACCTTTTAGCAGCGAGACAGTGCACACCGTCCTAGGAGGTAAACAGGAAACATCACTTGTTATTATGTTAGCAGTGTTCTTCCTCGTCGTTGTTGTAGTTTCTCAAACAGCAGCTCGGTACTCTGCAGACTGGAAGAGTCTGGACTCCAGGCCGCTGCCATCATGGTACGACCAGGCTAGGGTCGGGATTTTTGTTCACTGGGGTGTGTATTCAGTGCCCGGATTTGGGAGCGAGTGGTTCTGGTGGCACTGGCAGGGCCAGCGGCCCCCGGACCCAAGGTATGTGAAACTTCATGTCAAAGAACTATCCTCCGGGTTCAGCTACCCGGAGTTCGCCCCCCAGTTCCACGCTCAGTTCTTCAATCCGAGGGAGTGGGCGGacatttttaaatcctctgGTGCCAA ATATGTGGTCCTGACTGCTAAACACCATGAAGGATTTACTAACTGGGGCTCCCCAAACTCCTGGAATTGGAATTCAATGGACACTGGTCCTCACAGGGAACCTGGTGGGAGAGCTGGGGGAGGCAGGTCCGCAACAG GTCAATGCACTATGGACTCTACAACTTCCTTGTACGAGTGGTTCCACCCTCTGTATCTGAAGGACAAGAGAAATGGATTCAAAACCCAGGAGTTTGTGATGCACAAGCTACTCCCAGAGCTTTATAACATGGTTGTCAG ATACAAACAGAGCTCATCTGGTCTGATGGGGACTGGGAAGCACCCTGACACCTACTGGAACCTCCACCTTATTCCTGTCCTGGCTGTACAACGACAGCCCT TTCCTTCCTGTTTTAGGATGAGTTGTGACAATGACAGATGGGGAGCCGGCTGTGCCTGTA CAGGAGGTTACTATAACTGTGAGGATAAATTCACTCCTGGCCAGGTGCCCAAAC AATGGGAGAAGTGCACCTCTGTAGACACGCTCTCCTGGGGTTACCGCAAGAACATGAAGTTGAGTGAATTGATGGACCTGCCCAGTATCGTCAAG GATCTGGTCCGCACTGTTTCCTTCGGAGGTAACTACCTCCTTAACGTGGGTC CACCTGATGGGATGATCCCTGTGGTGTTTGAGGAGAGGCTCAGGGGGCTTGGAGCCTGGCTTAAGGTCAACGGCGAGGCCATCTACGCTTCCAAGCCTTGGAGGATGCAGAATGAGAACACCACTGTAACAATCTG GTATACATCTAAAGGAACCTCTGTCTATGCCATCATGACCACCAAACCTCCAAAGCCCTCAGTGCAACTATTTAGACCAATCACATCAGCAACCACAACG gtgACCTTGTTGGGGAATCCAAAGCCCTTACCCTGGTCTCCCATCAACCCAAACGCTGGTCTAACTGTCCTCCTGCCTGAACTGCCCGACTCCCCCGGTAAAGCCTGGACTCTCAAACTGGACAATATCCAGTGA